One window of Mediterraneibacter butyricigenes genomic DNA carries:
- a CDS encoding glycoside hydrolase family 1 protein gives MEEMKVTRFPKDFLWGSASAAYQIEGGWKEDGKGVTNWDTFVRIPGKTYKATTGDVAVDHYHHYKEDIALMAEMGLKTYRFSVSWARIYPEGRGTVNEKGLAFYQDIIDECLKYGIEPMVTIFHWDLPQALVDLYGGWESPNIIEDYVRYARTLFEHYGDKVKYWITLNEQNIFTSLGWLTAQHPPGKFDAQKTFYQVNHHAFMAHAKAVLAYREMGGKGEIGASFAYTPSYAIDCKPINAMAKRDYDELKNFWWMDVYAYGRYPKAAMAYLKKKGYAPEIADGDMDILKKAASEITFMGVNYYQSCVCEYNPMDGVTPYGTMNTTGVKGSAQELGMQGIYKNPANPYLMTTDWDWTIDPMGLRFCCREITSRYGLPIVISENGLGAFDKKTEGNQIHDEYRIHYLKEHLKELGKAIEEGCEIWAYCTWSFTDLLSWLNGYQKRYGFVYVDRDEEDGGTLNRYKKDSFYWYQDVIKTDGENLYK, from the coding sequence ATGGAAGAAATGAAAGTGACAAGATTTCCAAAAGACTTTCTATGGGGAAGCGCTTCAGCGGCTTATCAGATTGAAGGTGGATGGAAAGAAGATGGAAAAGGTGTGACAAACTGGGATACATTTGTACGTATCCCAGGGAAAACATATAAAGCAACGACCGGTGATGTAGCGGTAGATCATTATCACCACTATAAAGAGGATATTGCATTAATGGCAGAGATGGGATTAAAAACATACCGGTTTTCTGTCTCCTGGGCCCGTATTTATCCGGAAGGAAGAGGTACGGTCAATGAAAAAGGACTTGCATTTTATCAGGATATTATTGATGAATGCTTGAAATATGGAATTGAGCCGATGGTGACAATTTTCCACTGGGATCTTCCGCAGGCACTGGTGGATCTGTATGGTGGATGGGAAAGCCCGAATATTATAGAGGATTATGTGAGATATGCGAGAACCTTATTTGAGCATTATGGAGACAAGGTAAAATATTGGATTACCTTAAACGAACAGAATATCTTTACATCTCTTGGATGGCTGACAGCACAGCATCCGCCGGGAAAATTTGATGCTCAGAAGACATTTTATCAGGTAAACCACCATGCATTTATGGCACACGCGAAAGCAGTACTTGCATATCGCGAAATGGGAGGAAAAGGTGAGATTGGTGCAAGTTTTGCTTATACACCATCTTATGCTATTGACTGCAAACCGATAAATGCAATGGCGAAACGAGACTATGATGAGTTGAAAAACTTCTGGTGGATGGATGTATATGCATACGGAAGATATCCAAAAGCTGCGATGGCATATCTGAAGAAAAAGGGATATGCACCGGAAATAGCAGATGGAGATATGGATATACTGAAAAAAGCAGCATCAGAGATTACATTTATGGGTGTAAATTATTATCAGAGTTGTGTATGTGAATATAATCCAATGGATGGAGTAACACCATACGGTACAATGAATACGACAGGGGTAAAAGGTTCTGCACAAGAACTTGGTATGCAGGGAATCTATAAAAATCCAGCAAATCCATATCTAATGACAACCGACTGGGACTGGACGATTGATCCGATGGGGCTCAGGTTTTGCTGTCGTGAGATTACAAGCCGCTATGGTCTTCCAATCGTGATTTCCGAAAATGGTCTAGGAGCATTTGATAAAAAGACAGAAGGAAACCAGATTCATGATGAATACAGGATTCATTATCTGAAAGAACATTTAAAAGAACTGGGAAAAGCAATTGAAGAAGGTTGCGAAATTTGGGCTTATTGTACATGGTCATTTACAGACCTTCTGAGCTGGCTGAATGGTTATCAGAAACGTTATGGTTTCGTCTATGTAGATCGGGATGAAGAAGACGGCGGAACACTGAATCGTTATAAAAAAGATAGTTTTTACTGGTATCAGGATGTTATAAAAACTGATGGTGAGAACTTATATAAGTAA
- a CDS encoding beta-glucoside-specific PTS transporter subunit IIABC: protein MNYESTAKKILQRVGGKENVISLVHCMTRLRFTLKDESLVDDEAVKKTKGVMGVMKKAGQYQIIIGNDVANVYAELNKLGNFSNEASKKAPEKQEKQSVFSMLMDTISGIMAPVIPAIIGAAMIKVLLTLLPMIGVLSTEGNTYNLLSVMGDGAFFFMPVLIAMSASKKFGTNMYYAASIALIMLHPNFISLMSNANNAGETIKFLKFIPVTYANYSYSVIPIILAVWSLKYVERLVDKITPVVTKNFLKPMLVVLIEAPIALIILGPLGAICGNVLSTVVYTIHDKLGFIAIGLVAGVYPFVVMAGMHHAFTPIKLGMIASTGFENFICIGELCSNMAQGAASLAVAVKSKNKDFKQIAGSSAFSALFAGITEPALYGVTLRLKRPMLGACIGAAAGGLFGGFFQMKCFGIATPAIVTIVQYVEKGKPQSLLFAALTILLTVVVAFIATMIIGFEDVVDENDDELDMLETESKKEVKVMENAIDIASPAEGKVISLSEVADATFAQEILGKGAAIVPEKGVIYAPFDGKVDVMFETGHAVGLVGENGVELLVHIGIDTVNLEGKYFSPKKAAGDVVKKGDVLIEFDIEKIKEAGYDVTTPVIVSNTDQYAIVEKTATGEVTKESNLIKVQ, encoded by the coding sequence ATGAATTACGAAAGTACAGCAAAAAAGATTCTCCAGAGAGTCGGAGGAAAAGAGAATGTAATCAGTCTTGTACATTGTATGACGAGACTGCGCTTCACATTAAAAGATGAATCCTTGGTAGATGATGAAGCAGTGAAAAAGACAAAGGGTGTTATGGGAGTGATGAAAAAAGCTGGTCAGTACCAGATTATTATTGGTAATGATGTGGCAAATGTCTATGCAGAGCTTAATAAGCTTGGAAATTTTTCAAATGAAGCATCGAAAAAAGCACCTGAAAAACAGGAAAAACAAAGTGTATTCTCAATGTTAATGGATACAATCTCAGGTATTATGGCACCGGTAATTCCGGCAATTATCGGAGCAGCAATGATCAAAGTGCTACTTACACTTCTGCCTATGATTGGTGTACTGAGTACAGAAGGTAATACCTATAATTTGTTAAGCGTTATGGGTGATGGGGCATTCTTCTTTATGCCGGTCCTGATTGCGATGTCAGCATCAAAGAAGTTTGGAACAAATATGTATTATGCGGCTAGTATTGCATTGATCATGTTACATCCGAACTTTATTTCACTGATGAGTAATGCGAATAATGCGGGAGAGACGATAAAGTTCCTAAAATTTATTCCTGTAACATATGCAAACTATTCTTATTCAGTTATTCCAATTATTTTGGCAGTATGGTCGCTGAAATATGTCGAGCGTCTAGTAGATAAGATTACACCGGTAGTAACCAAGAACTTCTTAAAACCGATGTTGGTAGTGCTGATCGAAGCACCTATTGCATTGATTATTCTTGGACCTTTAGGTGCAATCTGTGGTAACGTATTATCAACAGTTGTTTATACAATTCATGATAAACTTGGATTTATTGCGATCGGTCTTGTGGCGGGTGTATATCCTTTCGTTGTTATGGCAGGTATGCATCATGCATTTACACCAATCAAACTGGGAATGATTGCTTCCACAGGATTTGAAAACTTTATCTGTATCGGAGAACTTTGCTCTAACATGGCACAGGGTGCTGCATCGCTTGCAGTAGCAGTAAAGAGTAAGAACAAAGATTTTAAACAGATTGCCGGATCTTCTGCATTTTCTGCATTATTTGCAGGAATTACAGAGCCAGCTCTGTATGGTGTAACATTACGTTTGAAACGTCCGATGTTAGGAGCATGTATCGGTGCTGCTGCAGGTGGATTATTTGGTGGATTTTTCCAGATGAAATGTTTTGGTATTGCGACACCTGCGATCGTAACAATCGTTCAGTATGTAGAAAAAGGGAAACCGCAGAGTCTGTTATTTGCAGCACTTACGATTCTCCTTACAGTAGTGGTTGCATTCATTGCGACAATGATCATTGGATTTGAAGATGTAGTAGATGAAAATGATGATGAATTAGACATGCTGGAAACAGAAAGCAAAAAAGAAGTAAAAGTAATGGAGAATGCGATTGATATTGCAAGTCCGGCAGAAGGAAAAGTAATTTCACTGTCAGAAGTTGCAGATGCAACATTTGCACAGGAAATTCTTGGAAAAGGTGCGGCAATCGTTCCGGAAAAAGGAGTGATCTATGCACCATTTGATGGAAAAGTAGATGTGATGTTTGAAACGGGACATGCAGTAGGTCTTGTAGGAGAGAATGGGGTAGAACTTCTGGTACACATCGGAATCGATACCGTAAATCTGGAAGGAAAATATTTCTCACCGAAGAAAGCAGCAGGAGATGTTGTGAAAAAGGGTGATGTGTTGATCGAATTTGATATTGAAAAAATAAAAGAGGCTGGATATGATGTAACAACGCCGGTGATCGTTTCAAACACAGATCAGTATGCAATAGTTGAAAAAACAGCAACAGGAGAAGTAACAAAAGAAAGTAACCTTATCAAAGTTCAGTAA
- a CDS encoding PRD domain-containing protein has translation MKIVRVLNTNAVVSIDQEGRELIITGAGIGFKKKKGENLDEALADKTYYLESVDDSRRLQEVVKEISEEYLEIASRVVKTAREEGLKVRDSLYMTLTDHINSAVDRYRENIALKNMMKLEIRKFYPQEYEIGLKAVKWIQEQNDENLGVDEAAFIAMHIISAELGNGSDVDFNKITELINAVLQIVRIYFKIEFDEKSISYERFLTHLKFFAARVFDNTIYQDSMQEIYKVLIEQNEYVYSGVRKIVEYIEKQYSCKLTIDERLYLLIHIKRILDEQSE, from the coding sequence GTGAAAATAGTCAGAGTATTGAATACAAATGCAGTTGTTAGTATTGATCAGGAAGGACGAGAACTGATCATAACAGGAGCTGGAATCGGGTTCAAGAAAAAGAAGGGTGAAAATCTGGATGAAGCACTGGCAGATAAAACCTATTATCTAGAAAGTGTCGATGACAGCCGGAGATTACAGGAAGTAGTAAAAGAAATCTCAGAAGAATATCTGGAAATTGCAAGCCGGGTTGTAAAGACTGCGAGAGAAGAAGGACTGAAAGTCAGGGATTCCTTGTACATGACGCTTACAGATCATATTAATTCTGCAGTTGACAGATATCGTGAGAATATAGCATTAAAAAATATGATGAAGCTTGAGATTCGCAAATTTTATCCACAAGAATATGAAATCGGATTAAAGGCGGTAAAATGGATACAGGAGCAAAACGATGAGAATCTGGGAGTAGACGAAGCCGCATTTATAGCAATGCACATTATTTCGGCAGAACTTGGAAATGGAAGTGATGTAGATTTCAATAAGATAACGGAACTGATCAATGCAGTTCTTCAAATCGTAAGAATATATTTTAAGATAGAATTTGATGAGAAGTCGATATCATATGAACGTTTCCTGACACATTTGAAATTTTTTGCAGCTAGAGTATTTGACAATACAATCTATCAGGATAGTATGCAGGAGATTTACAAAGTATTGATTGAACAGAATGAATATGTTTATTCAGGAGTCAGAAAGATTGTAGAATATATTGAAAAACAGTATTCTTGCAAATTGACAATAGATGAAAGATTATATTTATTAATACACATCAAAAGAATATTGGACGAACAATCGGAATAG
- a CDS encoding plasmid mobilization protein, translated as MRTKNKDKELNHRHFIGLRLTDVELDLLDQGAACLSISRSEYLRKLLLEKQINHQIEVVADMNDLRKLVSEYGKIGYVFINMTYRDVKMHKK; from the coding sequence ATGAGAACAAAAAACAAAGATAAAGAACTGAATCACAGACATTTTATAGGATTACGTCTTACCGATGTCGAACTGGATTTATTAGACCAAGGCGCTGCTTGTTTATCTATTAGCCGATCAGAATATCTGAGAAAACTCCTGCTTGAAAAGCAAATCAATCATCAGATTGAAGTTGTTGCAGACATGAATGATCTCAGAAAACTAGTCAGTGAATATGGAAAGATCGGATATGTATTTATAAATATGACTTACAGAGATGTGAAAATGCACAAAAAATAA
- a CDS encoding GNAT family N-acetyltransferase, whose amino-acid sequence MIRKMLNGDIDRVADIWLKTNLKAHYFISNQYWKSNYELVKEMMSQSEVYVFEVDKMIQGFVGLNDEYIEGIFVSDEMQSCGIGKLLLDYIKDKKVRLQLNVYQKNARAISFYQREGFIVQCEGLDEATGEKEYTMLWKQK is encoded by the coding sequence ATGATTAGAAAGATGTTGAACGGAGATATCGATAGAGTTGCTGACATATGGTTAAAGACAAATCTGAAAGCACATTATTTTATTTCCAATCAATACTGGAAAAGTAATTATGAATTAGTGAAAGAAATGATGTCACAATCCGAAGTTTATGTGTTTGAAGTGGATAAAATGATACAAGGATTTGTAGGATTAAATGATGAATATATCGAAGGTATTTTTGTCTCTGATGAGATGCAGTCATGTGGCATAGGTAAGCTTTTATTGGATTATATTAAGGATAAAAAAGTTAGATTACAATTAAATGTATACCAGAAGAATGCCAGAGCAATTTCTTTTTACCAAAGAGAAGGGTTCATTGTTCAATGTGAAGGTTTGGATGAAGCTACTGGTGAAAAAGAATACACCATGCTATGGAAACAAAAATAG
- a CDS encoding ACT domain-containing protein — MEIKKIHQDFSVCKVMDYSLVNIDAEYSFIGKTDEEKSLVCITSDVPPNVIQRDDGWKGFRIQGILDFSLIGILSKIAKILAENSISIFAISTYNTDYVLIKKENYQKALDILKDSGYEIVE, encoded by the coding sequence ATGGAAATAAAAAAGATCCATCAAGATTTTTCAGTATGCAAAGTGATGGATTATTCACTTGTAAACATAGATGCAGAATATAGTTTCATTGGGAAAACAGATGAGGAAAAATCTTTGGTATGCATTACCAGTGATGTCCCGCCAAATGTCATTCAACGTGATGATGGCTGGAAAGGTTTTCGTATTCAGGGGATATTGGATTTTTCTTTGATTGGAATACTATCTAAAATTGCTAAGATTCTGGCAGAAAACAGTATTTCGATTTTTGCGATTTCAACCTATAACACGGACTATGTTTTGATAAAAAAGGAAAATTATCAAAAGGCTCTGGATATTCTTAAAGACTCAGGCTATGAAATCGTAGAGTGA
- a CDS encoding helix-turn-helix domain-containing protein has translation MPEKRCYTVQELQEILGVSRPTIYNLLKKKEFRWIQLDGGKYRISKKSFDDWLDNLE, from the coding sequence ATGCCAGAAAAAAGATGTTATACAGTTCAAGAGTTACAGGAAATCTTAGGAGTCAGCAGACCTACTATTTATAACCTTTTGAAGAAAAAGGAATTCCGGTGGATCCAGTTGGATGGCGGGAAGTATCGCATCTCTAAGAAGAGTTTCGATGACTGGCTCGATAACTTGGAATAG
- a CDS encoding Fic family protein — protein sequence MIKVTLTNEILKRISEIDEKRFFLSTIEMPPVIKNRLRKNSKKKSSYASNKIEGNPLTEKQANEAIDSDPHKHFLKPEQEVRNYFLALNFLEEKLKKKEVFSKEMILEVQAMVEKGASKEKIGLRGPMPPGMLFAVYDSETGAAEYIPPEYIDIPDLLDELVEYVNTTDDHPLIIAAVVHYQLVTIHPFEDGNGRTARLMSGYILDYYGYGFNGIGSLEEYFAYDPDEYYASLQMGLPALYYSGRENPPHPEIWINYFLRMMELYSKKVYELSKTSENDELDGSLSYLNAKEKEFLAFLLKKRLYEFTPIEVSKMLGVTNKTIINRCAKLVNNGLLIPIIVKTRVRSYRLSDFSKTNEKKILKKIS from the coding sequence GTGATTAAGGTTACGCTAACAAATGAAATTTTAAAAAGAATATCGGAAATAGACGAAAAGCGTTTTTTTCTTAGTACGATAGAAATGCCACCTGTTATAAAAAACAGACTTAGAAAAAACTCTAAGAAAAAAAGTTCCTATGCTTCTAATAAGATTGAAGGAAATCCATTAACTGAAAAACAGGCAAATGAGGCTATTGATAGTGATCCTCACAAACATTTTTTAAAGCCAGAACAGGAAGTTCGTAATTACTTTTTGGCTTTAAATTTTTTAGAAGAAAAACTGAAAAAGAAAGAAGTTTTTTCAAAAGAAATGATTTTAGAAGTGCAGGCAATGGTTGAAAAAGGTGCGTCAAAAGAAAAGATAGGCTTAAGAGGCCCTATGCCACCTGGAATGTTATTTGCAGTATATGATTCCGAAACAGGCGCAGCGGAATATATTCCACCAGAGTATATTGATATTCCAGACTTGTTGGATGAACTTGTTGAATATGTAAATACTACAGATGATCATCCGCTGATTATTGCTGCTGTAGTTCATTATCAATTGGTTACCATTCATCCTTTTGAAGATGGAAATGGAAGAACCGCCAGATTAATGTCAGGCTATATTCTTGATTATTATGGATATGGTTTTAATGGAATAGGTTCTCTGGAAGAGTATTTTGCCTATGATCCAGATGAGTATTATGCATCACTGCAAATGGGGTTACCGGCGTTATATTATTCAGGAAGAGAAAATCCTCCTCATCCGGAAATTTGGATCAATTATTTTTTGCGGATGATGGAATTGTATTCTAAAAAGGTATATGAATTATCAAAAACATCCGAAAACGACGAGTTAGATGGAAGTCTATCTTATTTAAATGCAAAAGAAAAAGAATTCTTAGCATTTCTGTTAAAAAAGCGATTATATGAGTTTACACCAATTGAAGTAAGCAAAATGCTTGGTGTAACCAACAAAACGATTATTAATCGATGTGCAAAGCTGGTAAATAATGGTTTGTTAATTCCAATCATTGTAAAGACACGAGTCCGATCTTATCGGTTAAGTGATTTTTCAAAGACAAATGAGAAAAAAATTTTGAAAAAAATATCGTAA
- a CDS encoding GNAT family N-acetyltransferase — protein sequence MNRRIRGKINSGEVGAIDDNGVKCECVITDEGNDILEIKSIATVPEYQGKGYARALIEFIVNNYREQYAILQVGTGDSPLTIPFYEKCGFVRSHIISNFFTDNYDHPIYESGIQLVDMVYLQRPL from the coding sequence ATGAACAGAAGAATACGTGGTAAAATAAATTCTGGGGAAGTAGGTGCGATTGATGATAATGGTGTTAAGTGCGAATGTGTCATAACTGATGAAGGAAATGACATACTTGAAATCAAGAGCATTGCGACAGTTCCAGAATATCAAGGGAAAGGTTATGCAAGAGCCTTAATTGAGTTTATTGTTAATAATTACAGAGAACAATACGCCATTCTGCAAGTGGGAACAGGCGATAGCCCGCTGACAATACCATTTTATGAAAAGTGTGGTTTTGTCCGTTCACATATCATATCAAATTTCTTTACAGATAATTACGACCACCCAATCTATGAGAGTGGAATACAGTTAGTAGATATGGTGTATTTGCAAAGACCTTTATAA
- a CDS encoding ATP-binding protein, whose protein sequence is MEIRRDFYLDKLIKRKNNGLIKVITGIRRCGKSYLLNNLFYHHLLESGVDADHIIRFAFDSADDLYLIGESLIQIEKEKRGVAPEKFMAYIRSKVVGEEMYYLLLDEIQMLDCFEAVLNGYLRKDNMDVFVTGSNAKLLSKDIATEFAGRGDEVHMYPLSFAEFMTIYSSDKYMGLSEYMLYGGIPLVVLREGANDKAVALQNLFNEIYLRDITKRNRVRNIGELEDLLNILSSAIGSLTNPEKLKNTFKTVKKSRITSATIKKYLDYFENSFLIESAQRYDIKGKAYIETPKKYYFSDLGLRNARINFRQFEQTHSMENVIYNELRMRGYSVDVGVIPIAERNQEGKVIRKQLEVDFVCNLGSSRYYIQSAYSLPDETKRTQEIRPFRKIDDSFKKIVITKDIVQPYYDDYGILTVNIYDFLLDPQILEK, encoded by the coding sequence ATGGAGATTCGCAGAGATTTTTATTTGGATAAATTGATAAAAAGAAAGAATAATGGATTGATTAAGGTAATTACTGGTATTCGTCGATGTGGAAAATCCTATTTACTGAATAATCTGTTTTATCATCATTTATTAGAAAGCGGAGTTGATGCTGACCACATCATTCGCTTTGCTTTTGATTCCGCCGATGATCTTTATCTGATTGGCGAAAGCCTGATTCAGATTGAAAAGGAAAAGCGTGGAGTTGCCCCCGAAAAGTTTATGGCTTATATCCGTTCCAAAGTTGTAGGTGAAGAAATGTATTATCTGCTGCTTGATGAAATTCAGATGTTGGATTGTTTTGAAGCTGTTTTGAATGGCTATCTTCGCAAAGATAATATGGATGTATTTGTGACAGGAAGTAATGCAAAACTTTTGTCTAAAGATATAGCCACCGAGTTCGCCGGTCGTGGTGACGAGGTTCATATGTATCCCCTGAGTTTTGCTGAGTTTATGACCATTTACAGCAGTGATAAGTACATGGGATTATCTGAATATATGCTATATGGCGGTATTCCTCTGGTTGTTCTTCGTGAGGGAGCAAACGATAAGGCTGTTGCATTGCAGAATCTGTTCAATGAGATTTATCTTCGAGATATTACCAAACGTAACCGAGTGAGGAATATCGGAGAATTGGAAGATCTTCTGAATATTCTTTCCTCTGCCATTGGTTCGCTGACCAATCCAGAAAAATTGAAGAATACTTTCAAGACGGTAAAGAAATCCAGAATCACTTCCGCTACCATTAAGAAATATCTGGATTATTTTGAGAATTCTTTCCTGATTGAATCAGCACAAAGATATGACATTAAAGGAAAAGCATATATTGAAACACCTAAGAAATATTATTTTTCCGATCTTGGTCTTCGCAATGCTAGAATCAATTTCCGTCAGTTTGAGCAGACTCATTCTATGGAGAATGTAATTTATAATGAACTTCGTATGCGTGGTTACAGTGTGGACGTGGGCGTAATACCGATTGCAGAAAGGAATCAGGAAGGTAAGGTTATCCGTAAACAGCTTGAAGTTGATTTTGTATGCAATCTTGGTTCATCCAGATACTATATCCAGTCGGCATACTCGCTGCCAGATGAAACGAAACGCACTCAGGAAATCAGACCGTTCAGGAAAATTGATGATTCCTTCAAAAAGATTGTTATCACAAAAGATATTGTGCAGCCCTATTATGATGACTATGGTATCTTGACTGTAAACATTTATGACTTCCTCCTTGATCCGCAAATTCTTGAAAAATAA
- a CDS encoding M20/M25/M40 family metallo-hydrolase — MKMREKFEEALKEMIPLGKEILDWMNAQPEASGHEKQTCAYLVKKLSEHGYKVTSPVKRIKYSFLAKRKNSFEKKPKIAILCEYDAVEGVGHSCGHSASCAASIICALALEAAYEDFPFDIDLIGTPNEEIAGAKISMLEKGLFSSYEFAILSQMSPVNSTCFHTLAASDLNVHFFGKTAHASANPWEGINALNGVQLFFHAIDLIRPYLEPGSQISGIIKDGGIMPNLIPDKASAYVYLRANRYEQILRLKERVENCAKGSAIASENQFTTEQLNPTYAEIFCGPTTEKILGNIMDQLNLSRQETSNISGSSDVGNVNLEIPVLYPMISIGKDVPLYSKEFAECMRESFGENGMKTGALVMGKAIIHLAMHPDELQAIKEEHDSYRN, encoded by the coding sequence ATGAAAATGAGGGAAAAATTTGAAGAAGCCTTAAAAGAAATGATTCCTTTAGGGAAAGAAATTCTTGATTGGATGAATGCCCAACCAGAAGCATCAGGTCATGAAAAACAGACTTGCGCTTATTTGGTAAAGAAACTTAGTGAACACGGATATAAAGTTACTTCGCCTGTTAAACGAATCAAATATTCTTTTTTAGCTAAACGTAAGAATTCTTTTGAAAAAAAACCAAAGATCGCAATATTATGTGAGTATGATGCTGTAGAAGGTGTTGGTCATAGTTGTGGGCATTCAGCAAGTTGTGCTGCTAGTATTATTTGTGCCCTTGCATTAGAGGCGGCCTATGAAGATTTTCCTTTTGATATTGATCTAATCGGAACACCAAATGAAGAAATAGCAGGAGCTAAAATTTCAATGCTTGAAAAGGGACTTTTTAGTTCTTATGAATTTGCTATTCTCTCTCAAATGAGTCCGGTAAATTCTACCTGCTTTCATACATTGGCAGCTAGTGATTTGAATGTTCACTTTTTTGGAAAAACAGCTCATGCATCTGCTAATCCATGGGAAGGCATAAACGCCTTAAATGGTGTTCAGCTTTTTTTCCACGCAATTGATCTGATTCGTCCATATTTAGAACCTGGCAGTCAGATTAGTGGCATTATCAAAGATGGCGGTATAATGCCGAATTTGATACCTGACAAGGCAAGCGCTTACGTTTATTTGCGTGCAAATCGCTATGAACAAATTTTGCGTTTAAAAGAACGTGTTGAAAATTGTGCAAAAGGTTCTGCCATCGCAAGTGAAAATCAGTTTACCACAGAACAATTAAATCCAACCTATGCAGAGATATTTTGTGGTCCGACTACGGAAAAAATCCTTGGTAATATAATGGATCAATTAAATCTTTCACGACAGGAAACAAGTAATATCAGTGGTTCTAGCGATGTTGGGAATGTAAACCTGGAAATTCCAGTTCTTTATCCAATGATTTCAATTGGAAAGGATGTCCCTTTATACTCTAAAGAGTTTGCGGAATGCATGAGAGAATCATTTGGTGAAAATGGAATGAAAACAGGAGCTCTCGTTATGGGTAAAGCTATCATTCATTTGGCAATGCATCCTGACGAATTACAGGCTATAAAAGAAGAACATGATTCTTATCGAAATTAA
- a CDS encoding Lrp/AsnC family transcriptional regulator, whose translation MAKDLDKIDWKILNILQTNARIPVKDIAEQVYLSSPAVTTRIQHLEKNGYIEGYHAQINMERVGMGIKAFIKLALNRKKRPQFLECIEEYHNILACYTITGNYTILLETVFESTQKLDSFIQRLQEFGDTQTDIVFLTSSEHRQVLFPLEENNDEKS comes from the coding sequence GTGGCAAAAGATTTGGATAAGATTGATTGGAAAATATTAAATATTCTGCAAACCAATGCTAGAATCCCGGTAAAAGATATCGCAGAACAGGTATATTTATCTTCTCCTGCAGTAACCACACGTATACAGCATCTGGAAAAAAACGGATATATTGAGGGATATCATGCACAAATTAATATGGAACGGGTAGGGATGGGAATTAAAGCTTTTATAAAACTTGCTCTTAATAGAAAAAAACGTCCCCAATTTTTAGAATGTATTGAAGAATATCATAATATATTAGCCTGTTACACAATAACAGGTAATTATACAATTTTGCTTGAAACCGTTTTCGAATCAACACAAAAGTTGGATTCCTTTATTCAAAGACTTCAAGAATTTGGTGATACACAGACCGATATCGTCTTTTTAACATCTTCGGAACATAGACAAGTTCTTTTCCCACTTGAAGAAAATAATGACGAAAAAAGCTAG